The proteins below are encoded in one region of Triticum aestivum cultivar Chinese Spring chromosome 1B, IWGSC CS RefSeq v2.1, whole genome shotgun sequence:
- the LOC123105018 gene encoding ACT domain-containing protein ACR9 isoform X2, which translates to MPMAGRSSGRGGGGGGGGGGRTVLGGRGGGPGVEDAVVMELAAGDGEDNVVTVNCPDQAGLGCDLCRTILEFGLRITRGDVSTDGQWCYVIFWVVPRSPSINVRWGSLKNRLMAMCPSSYAIPFYPEITEPGPPQFYLLKLFSTDRRGLLHDVTHILSELEFIIQRVKVSTTPDGRVVNLFFITDGMELLHTKERQEEICSMLIATLGPSLTCEILSAEGFQQGFSSLPPTISEELFRLELDECESSSGPLSAEMKKVQKATINFDNSLSPAHTLLQILCVDQKGLLYDMLRTLKDCNIKVTYGRFWSDKKGFREVDLFIKQADGKKVIDPEKQDALRSRMRSEMLHPLRVMIVNRGPDTELFVANPVELAGKGRPRVFYDATLALKALGICIFSAEIGRQAASERQWEVYRFLLDDSKEFPLSNSLTNRNRVVDRVRKTLMGCYN; encoded by the exons ATGCCGATGGCGGGGAGATCCtctggccgcggcggcgggggcgggggaggaggcgggggGAGGACGGTGCTggggggccgcggcggcgggccggGGGTGGAGGACGCGGTGGTGATGGAGCTGGCGGCGGGGGACGGGGAGGACAACGTCGTCACCGTCAACTGCCCCGACCAGGCCGGCCTCGGCTGCGACCTCTGCCGCACCATCCTCGAGTTCGGCCTCCGCATCACCCGCGGCG ACGTGTCGACGGACGGGCAGTGGTGCTACGTGATTTTCTGGGTGGTGCCACGCTCGCCGTCCATCAATGTCCGGTGGGGGAGCCTCAAGAACCGGCTCATGGCCATGTGCCCTTCGTCATATGCCATCCCGTTCTACCCTGAAATCACCGAGCCAGGGCCCCCGCAGTTCTACCTCCTCAAGCTCTTCTCGACCGACCGTAGGGGGCTGTTGCACG ATGTTACGCATATACTGTCGGAGCTAGAGTTTATAATCCAGAGAGTGAAGGTGTCGACCACGCCTGACGGGAGGGTTGTGAACCTCTTCTTTATCACTGATGGCAT GGAACTGTTGCATACGAAGGAAAGGCAAGAAGAGATTTGCTCGATGCTGATTGCTACCTTAGGTCCTTCCCTTACTTGTGAAATCCTATCAGCGGAAGGGTTCCAGCAAGGATTCTCTTCTCTTCCACCAACAATCTCTGAGGAGCTGTTCAGATTGGAACTAGATGAATGCGAGAGCAGTTCAGGGCCTCTTTCTGCGGAGATGAAAAAGGTGCAGAAGGCCACCATCAACTTTGACAATTCCTTGAGTCCTGCACACACACTGCTCCAAATTCTTTGTGTTGATCAGAAGGGTCTCCTTTATGACATGTTGAGAACACTCAAGGACTGCAATATTAAG GTCACTTATGGGAGATTCTGGTCAGACAAGAAAGGTTTTCGCGAGGTCGATCTTTTTATCAAGCAAGCAGATGGCAAGAAGGTTATTGATCCTGAGAAACAGGATGCTCTGCGGTCCCGCATGAGGTCCGAAATGCTCCATCCTCTTAGGGTGATGATCGTCAACCGTGGACCGGACACAGAACTCTTTGTTGCCAACCCTGTTGAACTTGCCGGGAAGGGTCGGCCACGGGTGTTCTATGATGCTACTTTGGCTTTGAAAGCGCTTGGAATCTGCATTTTCTCT GCAGAAATCGGGAGACAGGCAGCATCGGAGCGCCAATGGGAGGTCTACCGATTCCTCCTGGATGACAGCAAAGAATTTCCCTTGTCAAACAGCCTAACTAATAGGAACCGTGTTGTTGATAGAGTAAGGAAAACACTGATGGGCTGTTACAACTGA
- the LOC123105018 gene encoding ACT domain-containing protein ACR9 isoform X1 translates to MPMAGRSSGRGGGGGGGGGGRTVLGGRGGGPGVEDAVVMELAAGDGEDNVVTVNCPDQAGLGCDLCRTILEFGLRITRGADVSTDGQWCYVIFWVVPRSPSINVRWGSLKNRLMAMCPSSYAIPFYPEITEPGPPQFYLLKLFSTDRRGLLHDVTHILSELEFIIQRVKVSTTPDGRVVNLFFITDGMELLHTKERQEEICSMLIATLGPSLTCEILSAEGFQQGFSSLPPTISEELFRLELDECESSSGPLSAEMKKVQKATINFDNSLSPAHTLLQILCVDQKGLLYDMLRTLKDCNIKVTYGRFWSDKKGFREVDLFIKQADGKKVIDPEKQDALRSRMRSEMLHPLRVMIVNRGPDTELFVANPVELAGKGRPRVFYDATLALKALGICIFSAEIGRQAASERQWEVYRFLLDDSKEFPLSNSLTNRNRVVDRVRKTLMGCYN, encoded by the exons ATGCCGATGGCGGGGAGATCCtctggccgcggcggcgggggcgggggaggaggcgggggGAGGACGGTGCTggggggccgcggcggcgggccggGGGTGGAGGACGCGGTGGTGATGGAGCTGGCGGCGGGGGACGGGGAGGACAACGTCGTCACCGTCAACTGCCCCGACCAGGCCGGCCTCGGCTGCGACCTCTGCCGCACCATCCTCGAGTTCGGCCTCCGCATCACCCGCGGCG CAGACGTGTCGACGGACGGGCAGTGGTGCTACGTGATTTTCTGGGTGGTGCCACGCTCGCCGTCCATCAATGTCCGGTGGGGGAGCCTCAAGAACCGGCTCATGGCCATGTGCCCTTCGTCATATGCCATCCCGTTCTACCCTGAAATCACCGAGCCAGGGCCCCCGCAGTTCTACCTCCTCAAGCTCTTCTCGACCGACCGTAGGGGGCTGTTGCACG ATGTTACGCATATACTGTCGGAGCTAGAGTTTATAATCCAGAGAGTGAAGGTGTCGACCACGCCTGACGGGAGGGTTGTGAACCTCTTCTTTATCACTGATGGCAT GGAACTGTTGCATACGAAGGAAAGGCAAGAAGAGATTTGCTCGATGCTGATTGCTACCTTAGGTCCTTCCCTTACTTGTGAAATCCTATCAGCGGAAGGGTTCCAGCAAGGATTCTCTTCTCTTCCACCAACAATCTCTGAGGAGCTGTTCAGATTGGAACTAGATGAATGCGAGAGCAGTTCAGGGCCTCTTTCTGCGGAGATGAAAAAGGTGCAGAAGGCCACCATCAACTTTGACAATTCCTTGAGTCCTGCACACACACTGCTCCAAATTCTTTGTGTTGATCAGAAGGGTCTCCTTTATGACATGTTGAGAACACTCAAGGACTGCAATATTAAG GTCACTTATGGGAGATTCTGGTCAGACAAGAAAGGTTTTCGCGAGGTCGATCTTTTTATCAAGCAAGCAGATGGCAAGAAGGTTATTGATCCTGAGAAACAGGATGCTCTGCGGTCCCGCATGAGGTCCGAAATGCTCCATCCTCTTAGGGTGATGATCGTCAACCGTGGACCGGACACAGAACTCTTTGTTGCCAACCCTGTTGAACTTGCCGGGAAGGGTCGGCCACGGGTGTTCTATGATGCTACTTTGGCTTTGAAAGCGCTTGGAATCTGCATTTTCTCT GCAGAAATCGGGAGACAGGCAGCATCGGAGCGCCAATGGGAGGTCTACCGATTCCTCCTGGATGACAGCAAAGAATTTCCCTTGTCAAACAGCCTAACTAATAGGAACCGTGTTGTTGATAGAGTAAGGAAAACACTGATGGGCTGTTACAACTGA